A genomic stretch from Phycisphaerae bacterium includes:
- a CDS encoding CBS domain-containing protein, with translation MSLVRDLLNKKGHDVATVERDATVFEAIRLMNERRIGAVVVMQEGRIAGIFTERDVMNRVAGAERDPKKTKVHEVMTDKVAFCVQNTTIDACRSVMTRHKLRHLPVVEGGKLVGMVSSGDILAQELQESEETIKYLHEYMQGPR, from the coding sequence ATGTCACTGGTTCGCGATCTGCTGAACAAAAAGGGCCACGACGTGGCCACGGTCGAGCGCGACGCGACGGTCTTTGAGGCGATCCGCCTGATGAACGAACGGCGGATCGGCGCGGTCGTGGTGATGCAGGAAGGCCGGATCGCCGGAATCTTCACGGAGCGCGACGTGATGAATCGCGTGGCCGGCGCCGAGCGCGATCCCAAAAAGACCAAAGTCCACGAGGTCATGACGGACAAGGTGGCCTTCTGCGTGCAGAACACAACGATCGACGCCTGCCGCAGCGTCATGACGCGGCACAAGCTTCGGCACCTTCCCGTCGTGGAGGGCGGCAAGCTCGTCGGCATGGTCTCCAGCGGGGACATTCTCGCGCAGGAACTGCAGGAATCGGAAGAGACGATCAAGTATCTTCACGAATACATGCAGGGGCCGAGGTAA
- a CDS encoding choice-of-anchor P family protein, which produces MITRRSLKTGPLALRSWSAVFATSLCLLGAWMAACDIMPVPPPVEPDPFSGRAGIFRATINGVEHSLVDTGPLPAEGGALEESALDANIAGIVTAQILHASVIAEGSKVEAEASVADFDLNVEDHNISLGFFISRASAECQGGQPVVAGSTEIVELVVDGNAVSASGTPNQIYTINDINGVEVGRITINEQVSTIDGDIGDMTVNALHIVIHGKADIVVGNAHADIKCIAAPPPPPPGDDFVTGGGFIDTTPTGSFANFGVAGGTRGGVLFGHLVYIDHGTDLKVKGTGITAYTVVDATTRRIEGPCEINQVAGATFVVEVADNGEPGIDDTFMITLSNGYTATGTLVGGNIQLHDQ; this is translated from the coding sequence ATGATTACCCGCAGATCCCTCAAGACAGGACCCCTGGCGTTGCGCTCGTGGAGCGCTGTCTTCGCGACATCTTTGTGCCTTTTGGGCGCCTGGATGGCCGCGTGCGATATCATGCCCGTGCCTCCCCCAGTCGAGCCGGATCCGTTTAGCGGCCGCGCGGGAATCTTCCGGGCCACGATTAACGGCGTCGAACACAGCCTGGTCGATACCGGTCCGCTTCCCGCGGAAGGCGGCGCCCTCGAAGAGTCGGCGTTGGATGCCAACATCGCCGGCATTGTCACGGCGCAAATCCTCCATGCCTCCGTCATTGCCGAGGGATCAAAGGTCGAAGCGGAAGCCTCCGTCGCCGACTTCGATCTGAACGTAGAGGACCACAACATCTCCTTGGGCTTTTTCATTTCCCGGGCGTCCGCCGAATGCCAGGGGGGGCAACCCGTCGTTGCCGGGAGCACCGAGATCGTCGAGCTGGTCGTCGACGGAAATGCCGTATCGGCCTCCGGTACGCCGAACCAAATCTATACGATCAATGACATCAACGGCGTCGAGGTCGGCCGCATCACCATCAACGAGCAGGTGTCCACCATCGATGGGGACATCGGCGACATGACCGTCAACGCCTTGCACATCGTGATCCACGGCAAGGCCGACATCGTCGTCGGCAATGCCCACGCCGATATCAAGTGCATCGCCGCGCCGCCCCCGCCTCCTCCGGGCGACGACTTTGTCACCGGCGGCGGGTTCATTGACACGACTCCGACGGGCTCTTTTGCCAACTTCGGCGTGGCCGGCGGCACCCGCGGCGGCGTGCTCTTCGGACACCTCGTCTATATCGATCATGGCACGGACCTCAAGGTCAAGGGGACCGGCATCACCGCGTACACCGTCGTGGATGCCACGACCCGCCGGATCGAAGGTCCTTGTGAGATCAATCAAGTCGCCGGCGCCACGTTTGTCGTGGAGGTCGCCGACAATGGCGAGCCCGGGATCGATGATACGTTCATGATCACGCTCTCCAACGGCTATACCGCCACCGGTACGCTCGTCGGCGGGAACATTCAACTGCACGATCAATAG
- a CDS encoding BMC domain-containing protein — protein MTDALGMIETRGFAAMVEASDAMVKAAKVELVSYEKIGGGYVTAIVRGDVAAVKAACDAGQAAASRVGEIVSVHVIARPHTNVDTVLPLGRAEQAKKAAKGQ, from the coding sequence ATGACTGATGCACTTGGAATGATTGAGACTCGCGGCTTTGCAGCGATGGTCGAAGCCTCGGACGCGATGGTGAAGGCCGCGAAGGTCGAATTGGTCAGCTACGAGAAGATCGGCGGCGGATACGTCACGGCCATCGTTCGCGGGGATGTCGCGGCCGTAAAGGCCGCCTGCGACGCCGGGCAGGCGGCCGCTTCGCGCGTCGGTGAAATCGTCTCCGTCCATGTCATTGCCCGGCCGCACACGAACGTGGACACGGTGCTGCCGCTGGGCCGCGCGGAGCAGGCGAAGAAAGCGGCGAAGGGACAATAG
- a CDS encoding ATP-binding protein, producing the protein MPSLLVIQGPDKGLRYKTVDGASILLGRASEQIALTDYTVSRRHAEILPTGRGWTLEDHRSANGTYLNSRRLERPTRLRHGDQIRMGGTILVWDSSEDAVVDPSKRTAPIAGELVDLEAGGDRGDASIIGSVAGSEDSMILASPAAAEAVRSWRVMSALLDAVSAVVTPQQLAERVLDILFEEVPADRGFVLIKDPQTGTFETEVVRQRNDAPEKIRANKAILDHVIERKEGILASNATSDARFSGLERASASQNIGLRSVICVPLVSREQILGVLYIECAMATHIHTEEQLRLVAAIGQMAGLALEDVRLVNERMRTERLAATGETVAALSHYIKNILQGMSGGSDIIEMGLSKQALPTVDQGWQIFQRNLDKIYSLTMNMLAFAKQRTPRRAPVQLNSVVADVLKLVQRRADDKAVLVKGELNEMVPAVPMDEDGIHQVALNIVANAIDAVPKTTGVVQVKTALDPTGQWVVLSVGDNGPGIPEEMRDRIFDAFYSTKGHGGTGLGLAVARKIVDEHGGRIEVTSMAGEGTLIRVRLPVNPTPGVDSAATHGPAYAPDDT; encoded by the coding sequence TTGCCCAGCCTCCTGGTGATCCAAGGCCCCGACAAGGGGCTGCGATACAAGACCGTGGATGGGGCGTCAATCCTTCTCGGGCGCGCGAGCGAACAGATCGCGCTCACGGACTATACCGTTTCGCGGCGGCACGCCGAGATTCTTCCCACCGGCCGGGGTTGGACGCTCGAAGATCATCGCAGCGCGAACGGGACGTACCTGAATTCCCGGCGTCTGGAGCGGCCGACACGCCTGCGGCACGGCGATCAAATCCGCATGGGCGGCACGATCCTGGTCTGGGATAGCAGCGAAGACGCGGTCGTCGACCCGTCGAAGCGGACGGCGCCCATTGCCGGTGAACTGGTCGATCTGGAGGCCGGCGGCGATCGCGGCGATGCCTCAATTATCGGCTCCGTCGCCGGGAGCGAGGACAGCATGATCCTGGCCTCTCCGGCGGCGGCCGAGGCGGTGCGCTCGTGGCGGGTCATGTCGGCGTTACTGGACGCGGTTTCCGCCGTGGTCACGCCGCAACAACTTGCGGAGCGCGTTCTGGACATCCTGTTCGAAGAAGTCCCGGCCGATCGCGGATTCGTACTCATCAAAGATCCGCAGACCGGCACGTTTGAAACGGAGGTTGTGCGGCAGCGCAACGACGCGCCGGAGAAGATCCGGGCCAACAAGGCGATTCTGGACCACGTCATCGAGCGGAAGGAAGGCATTCTGGCGTCAAACGCCACCAGTGACGCGCGCTTCAGCGGACTCGAACGGGCGAGCGCGTCGCAAAACATCGGCCTTCGCTCGGTGATTTGCGTGCCCCTGGTTTCGCGGGAACAAATACTCGGGGTGCTGTATATCGAATGCGCGATGGCCACGCATATTCATACGGAAGAACAGCTACGTCTGGTCGCCGCGATCGGCCAGATGGCCGGCTTGGCGCTGGAGGATGTGCGCCTGGTCAACGAACGAATGCGCACGGAACGGCTTGCGGCCACCGGCGAGACCGTGGCGGCGCTGTCGCATTACATCAAGAACATCCTGCAGGGCATGAGCGGCGGCAGCGACATTATTGAAATGGGGCTGTCCAAACAGGCGCTGCCGACCGTGGATCAGGGCTGGCAGATCTTTCAGCGGAACCTCGACAAGATCTATTCGCTGACGATGAATATGCTGGCCTTCGCCAAGCAGCGCACGCCCCGCCGCGCGCCAGTGCAGCTCAACTCCGTCGTGGCGGACGTGCTCAAACTCGTCCAGCGGCGGGCGGACGACAAGGCCGTGCTGGTCAAGGGCGAATTGAATGAAATGGTCCCCGCGGTCCCCATGGACGAGGACGGCATTCATCAGGTCGCGCTCAATATCGTCGCCAACGCGATCGACGCGGTGCCCAAGACGACCGGGGTCGTGCAAGTCAAGACGGCGCTCGATCCGACCGGCCAATGGGTCGTGCTCAGTGTGGGGGACAACGGGCCGGGCATTCCCGAGGAGATGCGCGATCGGATCTTCGACGCTTTTTACTCAACCAAAGGCCATGGGGGTACCGGTTTGGGCCTGGCGGTGGCCCGGAAGATTGTGGACGAACATGGCGGGCGGATCGAAGTGACGTCAATGGCGGGGGAAGGCACGTTGATCCGCGTCCGCCTGCCCGTCAACCCGACACCGGGCGTGGATAGCGCGGCCACGCACGGCCCGGCGTATGCGCCGGACGATACCTAA
- a CDS encoding Rrf2 family transcriptional regulator, producing the protein MLRKKTAAYALLAVYEIAQQQQGAADPLGVRAGDIAQKHKLPKAYAAKILSQLASAGVLHSDRGPRGGFRLSRPVEKISLFDVFQGVGVLSSPRSRGPIVKGLPNAVQSVLDRTDQEASNALRDLFMRTTLADLLKSSTVNTPPIRQQVPSLV; encoded by the coding sequence ATGCTCCGCAAGAAAACAGCAGCGTACGCACTTCTCGCCGTTTACGAAATCGCCCAGCAACAGCAAGGCGCCGCCGATCCGCTCGGCGTCCGCGCCGGCGACATCGCCCAGAAGCACAAGCTTCCCAAGGCCTATGCCGCCAAGATATTAAGCCAACTCGCCAGCGCCGGCGTGCTGCACTCCGATCGCGGCCCGCGCGGTGGCTTTAGACTGAGCCGCCCTGTGGAAAAGATATCACTCTTCGATGTCTTCCAGGGCGTCGGTGTCCTCTCGTCGCCGCGCTCGCGCGGCCCTATCGTCAAGGGTCTTCCGAATGCTGTCCAGTCGGTCCTCGATCGCACCGATCAGGAAGCCTCCAACGCCCTCCGCGACCTCTTCATGCGCACCACCCTCGCCGACCTCCTGAAATCATCCACCGTCAACACCCCGCCCATCCGCCAGCAGGTGCCGTCGCTGGTTTAG
- a CDS encoding DUF456 domain-containing protein, protein MEYTLFAVLCLTALAGILLAALQLPGTWLILAAAIGYDWYHGWGAMGCKWLVGLAAAALAAEVIETGASYVIARKGGASRRASIGAVIGGLAGMILLSAPIPILGTILGGMAGCFLGALAGEMSVRQDFTAGTKVGVFATIGRLIGMMAKTSAALVIAGIVLVLAASAVW, encoded by the coding sequence ATGGAATACACTCTTTTCGCCGTGCTTTGTCTGACCGCCCTCGCCGGCATCCTTCTCGCCGCGCTTCAACTTCCCGGGACGTGGCTCATCCTTGCCGCGGCGATCGGATACGACTGGTATCACGGCTGGGGGGCGATGGGCTGCAAATGGCTGGTCGGACTGGCGGCCGCGGCGCTCGCGGCGGAGGTCATCGAGACGGGGGCGTCGTATGTCATCGCCCGTAAGGGAGGGGCGAGCCGAAGGGCGAGCATCGGCGCGGTCATCGGCGGCCTGGCCGGGATGATCCTGCTCTCGGCGCCGATTCCGATCCTTGGGACCATCCTCGGCGGGATGGCCGGGTGCTTCCTGGGGGCCCTGGCCGGAGAAATGAGCGTCCGGCAAGACTTTACCGCAGGGACGAAGGTCGGGGTGTTTGCCACCATCGGGCGACTGATCGGCATGATGGCCAAGACGTCCGCCGCCCTCGTCATTGCGGGCATCGTGCTTGTGCTCGCGGCGTCAGCCGTCTGGTAG
- a CDS encoding YraN family protein → MRTATQQLGQAGEKIARRFLKKNGFRVLAANYECAAGEIDLIGFREGCIVFFEVKSRASDAAAPPEENITPAKRRQMEKTARYWLAAHRHPDCAYRFDAISVVIPPEGEPTVRHIIEAFTPSR, encoded by the coding sequence ATGCGTACCGCCACCCAACAACTCGGTCAGGCCGGCGAAAAAATCGCCCGGCGCTTCCTGAAGAAGAACGGTTTCCGCGTCCTCGCCGCCAACTACGAGTGCGCCGCGGGCGAGATCGACCTCATCGGTTTTCGCGAAGGCTGCATCGTCTTCTTCGAGGTCAAGAGCCGCGCCTCCGACGCCGCCGCTCCGCCGGAAGAAAACATTACGCCCGCCAAGCGTCGGCAGATGGAAAAGACTGCCCGCTACTGGCTCGCCGCCCACCGCCATCCCGATTGTGCGTACCGTTTCGATGCGATCAGCGTGGTCATTCCGCCCGAGGGCGAGCCAACGGTCCGGCACATCATCGAAGCCTTCACGCCCTCGCGGTAG
- a CDS encoding EutN/CcmL family microcompartment protein translates to MLLGRVIGTVVPCVAYEGLKGVPMLLVQPLDKHRKDAGSPIVCCDATRMAGPGELIYYEGGREAALALEPWFVPVDHTIIGIVDGVDVVAE, encoded by the coding sequence ATGCTTCTGGGCCGCGTCATCGGGACCGTCGTGCCCTGCGTGGCCTATGAAGGCCTCAAGGGCGTGCCGATGCTGCTCGTCCAGCCGCTCGACAAGCACCGTAAAGACGCTGGGTCACCGATCGTCTGTTGTGACGCGACGCGGATGGCAGGGCCGGGCGAGCTGATCTACTACGAAGGCGGGCGCGAGGCGGCGTTGGCTCTGGAACCATGGTTCGTGCCGGTCGATCATACGATCATTGGCATCGTGGACGGCGTCGACGTCGTCGCGGAGTAG
- a CDS encoding DNA-formamidopyrimidine glycosylase family protein has protein sequence MPELPDIEVYREGLRRRIVGERLTRFRIISPFVVRTYEPPIEAVDGKRVQDIRRIGKRLVLALDEDLFLILHLMIAGRLRWEPRQTRPPRKISLAAMHFPRGTLLLTEASKKKRASIHLVRGQTALAAHDPGGIEPFEVDAATFHDRLVRENHTVKRSLTDPRLFAGIGNAYSDEILHAAGLSPVKLTQRLTGEEIARLYRVTQSTLRQWTDVLLKEFGERFPGPGEITAFRPDFAVHGRFGKPCPACGTKVQRIRYAENETNYCPRCQTEGRVLADRSLSRLLKEDWPRTIEELEGDAQ, from the coding sequence ATGCCCGAGCTTCCCGACATCGAGGTCTATCGAGAGGGCCTGCGTCGACGCATCGTCGGGGAACGACTGACGCGGTTTCGGATCATCAGCCCGTTCGTCGTGCGGACTTACGAGCCGCCAATTGAGGCGGTCGATGGGAAACGGGTTCAAGATATTCGCCGGATCGGAAAGCGGCTGGTCCTCGCGCTGGACGAAGACCTTTTCCTGATCCTGCATCTGATGATCGCCGGGCGGCTCCGCTGGGAACCGCGTCAGACGAGGCCGCCGCGCAAGATATCCCTCGCGGCGATGCATTTCCCCAGGGGAACACTTCTATTGACGGAGGCGAGCAAGAAGAAAAGGGCGTCTATCCATCTCGTACGGGGCCAAACGGCGCTGGCGGCACATGACCCGGGTGGTATTGAGCCGTTTGAGGTGGATGCGGCCACGTTTCATGATCGGCTCGTTCGTGAAAACCATACGGTGAAACGATCGCTGACCGATCCGCGTCTCTTCGCGGGCATTGGAAACGCCTATTCCGACGAGATTCTCCATGCGGCGGGATTGTCGCCGGTCAAGCTGACGCAGAGACTGACCGGGGAAGAGATCGCGCGGCTCTATCGCGTCACCCAATCGACGCTTCGGCAATGGACGGATGTGCTCCTGAAAGAGTTTGGCGAACGCTTTCCCGGTCCCGGCGAGATCACGGCCTTCCGGCCGGATTTCGCGGTGCATGGCCGTTTTGGAAAACCCTGCCCGGCGTGCGGAACGAAAGTGCAGCGGATCCGATACGCGGAAAATGAGACGAACTATTGCCCGCGATGCCAGACGGAGGGGCGCGTCCTGGCGGATCGGTCGCTTTCACGATTGCTCAAGGAAGATTGGCCGAGAACAATTGAGGAACTGGAAGGCGACGCCCAATGA
- a CDS encoding TatD family hydrolase, with protein sequence MIDSHCHLTYPELGSQIPAVLQRAAAAGVRECVTIATDMDDARKALDLSAQFPNVHVVCGIHPHQAGKVEAGWDAALTALVRREDVHAVGEMGLDYHYDFSDRESQQRVFARQLEIAAEVKKPVVIHCREAHTDVLNSLAGCQGIPNVVFHCFTGSESEANEILERGYWISLTGVVTFKRSGELRRVAAMIPEDRLMIETDSPYLSPEPVRNARPNEPSYLPHTARCIAAARGINLETLITITEANTRRFYHLPVPQ encoded by the coding sequence ATGATCGACTCTCATTGCCATCTCACCTATCCCGAACTCGGCTCGCAGATTCCCGCCGTGCTTCAGCGCGCCGCCGCCGCGGGCGTGCGGGAGTGCGTGACCATCGCGACGGACATGGATGACGCGAGAAAAGCCCTGGACCTCTCCGCGCAGTTCCCCAACGTCCACGTCGTCTGCGGCATCCATCCGCATCAGGCCGGCAAGGTTGAGGCGGGATGGGACGCCGCACTCACTGCGCTCGTCCGCCGCGAGGATGTCCACGCCGTCGGTGAGATGGGCCTCGACTATCACTACGACTTCTCCGACCGCGAGTCGCAGCAGCGCGTCTTTGCCCGTCAGCTCGAAATTGCCGCCGAAGTGAAAAAACCCGTCGTTATCCATTGCCGCGAGGCCCACACCGACGTGCTCAATTCGCTCGCGGGTTGCCAAGGCATCCCCAACGTGGTATTCCACTGCTTTACCGGCAGCGAGTCGGAGGCGAATGAGATTCTGGAGCGCGGCTACTGGATTTCGCTGACCGGCGTTGTCACCTTCAAACGCTCCGGCGAGCTGCGCCGTGTGGCCGCGATGATCCCCGAGGACCGGCTGATGATCGAAACCGACTCGCCCTACCTGTCGCCCGAGCCGGTCCGCAATGCCCGCCCCAACGAGCCGTCGTACCTGCCGCATACGGCCCGCTGCATCGCCGCGGCCCGCGGAATCAATTTGGAAACGCTGATTACGATCACCGAGGCGAACACCCGCCGGTTCTACCATCTGCCTGTGCCTCAATGA
- a CDS encoding aldehyde dehydrogenase family protein produces MSQLSDTQIDAIARRVADRLRASAPTSPTIAPAQAETLARGGARPMGVFRSIDECVAAARESFVALGRIGLEQRKAIIASIRESMLAHAIDLAREAREETGLGRVEDKIVKNRVVTRKTPGPEAIEPRAVSGDNGLTIMERAPFGVIAAITPTTNPTSTIICNSIGMVSAGNTVVFNVHPNAKRVSCRNVGLINEAIIRAGGPPNVITAMAEPTIESAQELMKHKGVRLLVVTGGPGVVQAAMASGKRAICAGPGNPPVVVDETADIEKAGRDVVLGASFDNNVVCTDEKEVFVVASVADRFIKAMEAAGAVVLTRPQAAAIEKVIFEETRGPRKPGVTNKKWVGKNANVILEQIGMRVPDSVRLAVLDVPVEHPLIWTEQLMPVLPVARVANVHEAVDLAVAAEHGFGHSAAMHSKHLSHLSEMARRINCSIFVKNGPIYAGLGEGGEGYSSFSIASPTGEGLTDPRSFSRERRCVIVDHFRIV; encoded by the coding sequence ATGTCGCAGCTCTCGGATACCCAAATCGACGCCATCGCTCGCAGGGTCGCGGATCGGCTGCGCGCCTCGGCGCCGACATCGCCGACGATCGCTCCTGCCCAGGCGGAGACGCTGGCGCGCGGCGGCGCGCGGCCGATGGGGGTCTTTCGCTCCATCGATGAATGTGTTGCGGCGGCCCGGGAGTCGTTCGTCGCCCTCGGCAGGATCGGGCTTGAGCAACGCAAGGCAATCATCGCCTCCATTCGCGAATCGATGCTGGCCCACGCAATCGATCTGGCCCGTGAGGCCCGCGAAGAAACGGGGTTGGGGCGCGTCGAAGACAAGATCGTCAAGAACCGCGTCGTAACGCGCAAGACGCCGGGTCCGGAGGCCATCGAGCCACGGGCCGTCTCGGGCGATAACGGCCTGACGATCATGGAACGGGCGCCCTTCGGCGTCATCGCGGCCATCACGCCGACGACCAACCCGACGTCGACCATCATCTGCAACTCCATCGGCATGGTCTCGGCGGGCAACACGGTCGTCTTCAACGTCCATCCCAATGCCAAGCGCGTCTCGTGCCGCAATGTCGGCCTCATCAACGAGGCGATCATCCGCGCGGGCGGGCCTCCCAACGTCATCACGGCGATGGCCGAGCCGACCATCGAAAGCGCCCAGGAACTGATGAAGCACAAAGGCGTGCGGTTGCTCGTCGTCACGGGCGGGCCCGGCGTCGTGCAGGCGGCCATGGCCAGCGGTAAGCGGGCGATCTGCGCCGGGCCGGGTAATCCCCCGGTCGTCGTTGATGAGACCGCCGATATCGAGAAGGCCGGGCGCGACGTGGTGTTGGGTGCATCCTTCGACAACAACGTCGTCTGTACGGACGAGAAGGAAGTCTTCGTCGTCGCGTCGGTGGCCGATCGCTTCATCAAAGCCATGGAAGCGGCAGGCGCTGTGGTTCTGACGCGGCCCCAGGCGGCGGCGATCGAAAAGGTCATCTTCGAGGAGACGCGCGGGCCGCGCAAGCCGGGCGTCACGAACAAGAAATGGGTCGGCAAGAATGCAAACGTCATTCTGGAGCAGATCGGCATGCGCGTCCCGGACAGCGTTCGTCTCGCTGTACTCGACGTACCCGTCGAGCACCCGCTGATCTGGACAGAACAGCTCATGCCCGTCCTCCCAGTCGCGCGAGTGGCCAACGTACACGAAGCGGTCGATCTGGCCGTCGCCGCCGAGCACGGCTTCGGTCACTCCGCGGCGATGCATTCCAAGCACTTGTCGCACTTAAGCGAAATGGCCCGGCGAATCAATTGCAGCATCTTTGTAAAAAACGGGCCGATCTACGCGGGCCTCGGCGAAGGTGGCGAGGGCTACAGCTCCTTCTCCATCGCCAGCCCAACGGGCGAGGGACTGACCGACCCGCGATCGTTTTCGCGAGAGCGGCGCTGTGTGATCGTGGATCATTTCAGGATCGTGTGA
- a CDS encoding ROK family protein, whose product MSEPATRLAIGVDVGGTAVKAGLVDELGRVLQTDCVPTEADRGVDHVLARLADVVGKLQVAAQSMTRPVLGVGLGVPGTLSRARGIVISPPNLPGWKNVPIVKRLKAATGLTIWLDNDANNAALGEALCGAGRGVQDMVMLTLGTGVGGGIIAGGRLWRGAQENAGELGHMIVQAGGRRCGCGQLGCLEALASATATVTTVSEFLAQGRDSTLQQILKSGRDLQCEDVQKAADAGDAVGREAWLQTCRYLAIACINIHHILNPQRIVLSGGMSSAGQSLLQPVTQFIAEFESKMLGDPPEIRLAELGNDAGFIGSALSVFQP is encoded by the coding sequence ATGAGCGAACCTGCGACCAGACTGGCGATTGGTGTCGACGTCGGTGGAACAGCCGTCAAGGCGGGTCTCGTCGATGAACTCGGTCGCGTCCTGCAAACCGACTGTGTCCCCACCGAGGCGGATCGTGGAGTGGATCACGTGCTGGCCCGTCTTGCCGACGTGGTCGGAAAGCTGCAAGTTGCCGCCCAAAGCATGACTCGGCCCGTGCTCGGCGTCGGTCTCGGCGTCCCCGGCACCCTCAGCCGCGCGCGAGGGATCGTCATCTCCCCACCGAACCTGCCGGGCTGGAAAAACGTTCCCATCGTCAAGCGCCTCAAGGCCGCGACGGGCCTGACGATCTGGCTCGACAACGACGCCAACAACGCCGCCCTCGGCGAGGCCCTTTGCGGCGCCGGTCGCGGCGTTCAAGACATGGTCATGCTGACCCTCGGCACGGGGGTTGGCGGCGGTATCATCGCCGGCGGCCGGCTCTGGCGCGGGGCGCAGGAAAATGCCGGCGAACTGGGCCACATGATCGTCCAGGCCGGCGGTCGCCGCTGCGGCTGCGGTCAACTCGGCTGCCTCGAGGCCCTCGCTTCCGCCACGGCGACGGTGACGACCGTGAGCGAATTCCTCGCGCAGGGCCGCGACTCAACGCTGCAACAGATCTTGAAATCCGGCCGCGACCTGCAATGCGAAGATGTCCAGAAGGCCGCCGACGCAGGGGATGCGGTCGGGCGCGAAGCGTGGCTGCAAACCTGCCGCTACCTGGCCATCGCCTGCATCAACATCCACCACATCCTCAACCCGCAGCGAATCGTACTTTCCGGGGGAATGAGCAGCGCCGGTCAGTCACTGCTTCAGCCCGTCACTCAATTCATCGCCGAATTCGAATCGAAAATGCTCGGCGACCCGCCTGAAATCCGCCTCGCCGAACTCGGTAACGACGCCGGTTTCATCGGCTCGGCGCTGAGCGTGTTTCAGCCGTAG
- a CDS encoding EutN/CcmL family microcompartment protein has product MLLAQVIGTVVSTRKEQSLSGLKLLLLRNVDMEGKAAGTTVVAADAVGAGVGEMVLYASGSSARQTVATDKRPVDAVVMAIVDQWEVGGEMKYKK; this is encoded by the coding sequence ATGTTGCTTGCTCAAGTCATCGGGACCGTCGTTTCCACCCGAAAGGAACAGAGCCTTTCCGGTCTGAAGCTGCTGCTCCTTCGCAACGTGGACATGGAAGGCAAGGCCGCGGGCACAACGGTCGTGGCCGCCGATGCGGTCGGGGCGGGTGTCGGAGAGATGGTGCTGTATGCCAGCGGCTCGTCGGCGCGGCAAACGGTGGCGACCGACAAGCGACCAGTCGATGCCGTGGTGATGGCGATCGTGGATCAGTGGGAAGTCGGCGGGGAGATGAAATACAAGAAATAA
- a CDS encoding EutN/CcmL family microcompartment protein: protein MILGIVRGSMYSTIQHPFYVTRRKLVVDYLDAEGKPTGRYVIAVDTVDAGVGDRVLVNDEGNGARQVLDDPNGPVRSVIVGIVDDVNVGG, encoded by the coding sequence ATGATCCTGGGAATCGTTCGCGGTTCGATGTATTCGACGATTCAGCACCCGTTCTACGTTACCCGCCGAAAGCTCGTCGTGGATTATCTTGACGCGGAAGGAAAACCGACCGGCCGGTATGTCATTGCCGTCGATACGGTCGATGCAGGAGTCGGCGATCGCGTGCTTGTTAACGACGAAGGCAACGGTGCGCGACAGGTGCTTGACGACCCCAACGGCCCGGTCCGAAGTGTGATCGTGGGGATTGTCGACGACGTGAATGTCGGCGGGTAA
- a CDS encoding BMC domain-containing protein, which yields MDEHPAIALIEFGSIAIGARASDAIAKKSPVTIVRTGTLHPGKYAILFSGQVAAVDESYVEGCRFGADCVIDRVFLPDVAPSVYEAILGRRGDWREDTLGIIETFSMAAVIEAADAAVKGANVEVVEIRLGDGLDGKGLAHFAGVQADVEAAIEIGTSRIAHRNQPVWKTIIPRIDAELRAMYAKSTYFQEGTGRDTRNTGREGG from the coding sequence GTGGATGAACATCCCGCCATCGCGCTGATCGAGTTCGGAAGCATCGCCATCGGCGCGCGGGCATCGGACGCCATTGCCAAGAAATCTCCAGTGACGATCGTCCGTACGGGGACGCTCCATCCCGGCAAGTACGCTATCCTGTTCAGCGGTCAGGTTGCGGCGGTGGATGAATCGTATGTGGAAGGATGCCGCTTCGGAGCGGATTGCGTGATTGACCGGGTGTTCCTGCCCGACGTCGCGCCGAGCGTTTACGAAGCCATCCTCGGGCGACGAGGCGACTGGCGGGAGGACACGCTGGGAATTATCGAGACCTTTTCGATGGCGGCGGTCATCGAGGCGGCGGACGCAGCCGTTAAAGGCGCGAACGTCGAGGTCGTCGAGATTCGCCTCGGCGACGGCCTGGATGGCAAGGGGCTGGCGCATTTTGCGGGCGTACAGGCGGACGTGGAGGCGGCGATCGAGATCGGCACGTCGCGGATCGCTCATCGCAATCAACCAGTCTGGAAGACGATCATCCCGCGGATCGATGCGGAGCTTCGGGCGATGTACGCGAAGTCGACGTATTTCCAGGAGGGTACGGGTAGGGATACTCGCAACACCGGCAGGGAGGGCGGCTGA